One genomic region from Lineus longissimus chromosome 6, tnLinLong1.2, whole genome shotgun sequence encodes:
- the LOC135488967 gene encoding QRFP-like peptide receptor codes for MPTALMELHTREKWYLGEAMCKAVPFIENAVADASVLTILAISLERYYAICHPFRAQYMCTPTRSVKILAVVWIIAAAVAIPFIFYAALRYEEFYDGTKAHACSTAFTDQKGRVYILCSTALFFVMPLILLSLLYSIIIKRLVYDAKALLDGDVNSASAQKTRRQVVYMLISIKVLFFVCMLPFRVFSIFMIYTPMDKLADLGLEGYLNILCFSRIMFYMNSAGNPIMYNVLSTKFRNAFKRALGCSKDRRLERRLTLSTYYSAARQTPNHESTGDTESTMCL; via the exons ATGCCCACTGCTCTCATGGAGTTACATACGAGGGAGAAATGGTACCTAGGAGAAGCCATGT GTAAAGCCGTGCCTTTCATCGAGAATGCCGTAGCGGACGCCAGCGTTTTGACCATCCTCGCCATCAGCCTGGAGCGTTACTATGCCATCTGTCATCCATTTCGTGCCCAGTACATGTGCACTCCGACAAGATCAGTCAAAATTCTTGCCGTCGTTTGGATCATCGCAGCAGCAGTCGCCATTCCTTTTATCTTCTACGCAGCTTTACGTTACGAAGAATTTTACGACGGGACAAAGGCTCACGCTTGCTCAACAGCGTTCACTGATCAAAAAGGCAGAGTTTATATTTTGTGTAGCACAGCATTATTTTTCGTCATGCCGTTGATTTTGCTATCCCTACTTTACAGCATTATCATAAAGCGGCTCGTTTACGACGCCAAAGCGTTGCTTGACGGCGACGTCAACAGTGCGTCTGCGCAAAAGACCAGACGACAGGTTGTTTACATGCTCATCTCCATCAAAGTGCTTTTCTTCGTGTGCATGCTGCCGTTTCGGGTGTTCAGTATCTTTATGATTTACACCCCAATGGACAAGCTAGCAGACTTAGGACTAGAGGGGTACTTGAATATTCTATGTTTTTCCAGGATAATGTTTTATATGAACAGTGCGGGCAATCCGATCATGTACAACGTCCTTAGTACGAAGTTTCGGAATGCCTTCAAGAGGGCGCTCGGGTGTTCCAAAGACAGACGACTTGAGCGCCGCCTGACGTTGTCCACGTACTATAGTGCCGCCCGACAGACCCCTAACCATGAGTCCACGGGGGACACAGAAAGTACCATGTGTCTATGA
- the LOC135488964 gene encoding uncharacterized protein LOC135488964, with protein sequence MDRGYFVVILLLSVTRSKVYGQDFEGCVGPYPPPVFHDYSFTDRPLVVEAKVSSAYPVSVNWHVRYWYEDWPKSRALYYYIPENGDDQFQVYQQKSGNATLVRITAETMENAPKNLGLQILVHNPCTTIEYIVNTATIGRIFNGAIHFPVMTKVPAPEYVVQPGEFLSVPFGAKANPVAYSVYEYGRHIRREGDRLTVQQRLENNGAMPYTAQNVRYSPSSNTNDDRTKTWGVSMDFKPWSEADSGVFVATRFSAYFYLLPSSDPHKYYISYRIRAFFDVRSRQVATPALTVYNELDFLYRGQPFQESNGNYLIPLPRTLKWAQSIRCIAHASNNPVIQTSMFFPKNATWQTFENTSTIIGTKTVASDAFAVDGTYRKYKCKARAGGREATLTFATIWFTPFKLVSREPKLSWLDKEPFTVTCTGRGEPRVADQFARFYLLNATFRYYPNSRDYFVQHRIDEVTASTPGTSLSVDYIPDQGKVTGRLEVLDANALKGKKCLMCVVGDRYSFDYHRYWMS encoded by the exons ATGGATCGCGGCTACTTCGTGGTCATTTTGCTGCTCAGCGTCACAAGGTCCAAG GTGTACGGCCAAGATTTTGAAGGATGTGTTGGTCCATATCCACCACCGGTGTTTCACGACTACAGTTTTACAGACAGACCACTCGTGGTCGAGGCGAAGGTGTCGTCAGCATATCCAGTTAGCGTCAACTGGCACGTAAGATACTGGTATGAGGACTGGCCTAAAAGTAGAGCCTTATACTACTACATACCGGAGAATG GGGATGACCAGTTCCAAGTTTACCAACAGAAAAGCGGCAATGCCACACTGGTCCGCATCACAGCAGAGACCATGGAGAATGCCCCCAAGAACCTAGGCCTTCAGATATTAGTCCACAATCCTTGCACTACAATCGAATACATCGTGAATACAGCAACAATCGGAAGGATTTTCAACGGAGCTATCCATTTCCCGGTTATGACCAAAGTGCCGGCGCCGGAGTACGTTGTCCAGCCGGGCGAGTTCCTAAGCGTGCCGTTTGGGGCGAAGGCCAATCCTGTAGCCTATTCAGTTTACGAATACGGGCGGCATATCCGGCGGGAAGGCGACCGCTTGACAGTTCAGCAAAGGTTGGAGAATAATGGAGCTATGCCTTACACGGCCCAAAACGTGAGATATTCACCAAGCTCAAACACCAATGATGATAGAACGAAAACTTGGGGCGTTTCTATGGATTTCAAACCGTGGTCTGAGGCCGATAGCGGGGTGTTTGTCGCGACGCGCTTTTCCGCCTACTTCTATTTGCTTCCGAGTTCCGATCCCCACAAATACTATATCAGCTACAGGATCAGAGCTTTCTTCGACGTTCGCAGCCGCCAGGTGGCTACACCAGCCCTAACAGTTTACAATGAATTGGACTTTCTCTACAGAGGGCAGCCTTTTCAGGAATCGAACGGGAACTACCTCATCCCTCTTCCCAGGACACTGAAATGGGCCCAGTCAATCCGATGCATAGCGCATGCCAGCAACAATCCCGTCATACAGACAAGTATGTTCTTCCCCAAGAATGCAACATGGCAGACCTTTGAGAACACATCCACCATCATCGGCACAAAGACTGTGGCGTCAGATGCGTTTGCGGTGGATGGAACCTACCGGAAGTACAAGTGCAAGGCGCGTGCAGGAGGGAGGGAGGCGACCTTGACCTTCGCGACTATATGGTTCACCCCTTTTAAACTGGTTAGCCGAGAGCCGAAACTGAGTTGGTTAGACAAAGAG CCATTTACTGTCACCTGCACCGGCAGAGGCGAACCTCGTGTAGCAGATCAATTTGCGAGGTTTTACCTCCTCAATGCCACCTTCCGGTATTACCCGAATAGTCGGGACTACTTTGTCCAACACCGAATCGATGAGGTGACGGCTTCGACCCCTGGTACCAGCCTGTCAGTAGATTACATACCCGACCAAGGTAAAGTGACGGGGCGTCTGGAGGTTCTCGATGCTAATGCTCTTAAAGGCAAGAAGTGTCTCATGTGCGTCGTCGGAGACCGTTATAGTTTCGATTACCACAGATATTGGATGTCATAA